In the Limanda limanda chromosome 1, fLimLim1.1, whole genome shotgun sequence genome, one interval contains:
- the st8sia1 gene encoding alpha-N-acetylneuraminide alpha-2,8-sialyltransferase: MLVRCYRGKPAVWAALLVLVLCWFYIFPVYRVPSDTEIVDEVLRQGGVWQKNQTGIDLYRKLLTDCCDPRRTFAVTKENSPMGKVLWYDGEFYHSHTVNNETYPLFVQRNPLQFPLKKCAVVGNSGILRHSKCGQHIDRADFILRCNLPPLSKDYVEDVGTRTHLVTANPSIIEKRFQNLLWSRKAFVDSMKVYGSSYMYMPAFSMKPCTDLSLRASYALADSSSNLTMLFANPEFLRTVGKFWKARGVHAKRLSTGLFLISLALGLCEEVTAYGFWPFAIGLDGKPVSHHYYDNILPYKWFHTMPEEFVQLWHLHQSGTLRMKVEHCPP; encoded by the exons ATGCTGGTGCGGTGCTACCGGGGCAAGCCCGCCGTGTGGGCCGccctgctggtgctggtgctctGCTGGTTCTACATCTTCCCCGTGTACAGGGTCCCCAGCGACACGGAGATAGTGGACGAGGTGCTGAGGCAGGGCGGAGTGTGGCAGAAGAACCAGACCGGCATCGATCTGTACAG GAAGTTGTTGACGGACTGCTGCGATCCACGGAGGACGTTCGCCGTCACCAAGGAGAACTCGCCGATGGGGAAGGTCCTGTGGTACGACGGGGAGTTTTACCACTCTCACACCGTCAACAACGAGACCTACCCACTCTTTGTGCAG CGCAACCCTCTGCAGTTCCCCCTGAAGAAGTGCGCGGTGGTGGGCAACAGCGGCATCCTCCGACACAGCAAATGCGGACAGCACATTGACCGGGCCGACTTCATTCTGAG gtGTAACCTTCCGCCACTCTCAAAGGACTACGTGGAGGATGTGGGAACCCGAACACACCTGGTAACTGCCAACCCCAGCATCATAGAGAAAAG GTTTCAGAACCTTCTGTGGTCGAGAAAGGCCTTCGTGGACAGCATGAAGGTCTACGGCTCCAGCTACATGTACATGCCAGCGTTCTCCATGAAGCCCTGCACCGACCTGTCTCTGCGGGCATCTTACGCCCTGGCAGACTCCTCCTCCAACCTCACCATGCTCTTCGCCAACCCAGAGTTCCTGCGCACGGTGGGCAAATTCTGGAAAGCCCGAGGCGTGCACGCCAAGCGCCTCTCCACGGGGCTCTTCCTGATCAGCCTGGCCCTGGGGCTGTGCGAGGAGGTGACGGCCTACGGCTTCTGGCCGTTCGCCATTGGCCTGGATGGGAAGCCGGTCAGCCACCACTACTACGACAACATCCTGCCCTACAAGTGGTTCCACACCATGCCCGAGGAGTTCGTCCAGCTCTGGCACTTGCATCAAAGCGGCACGCTGCGCATGAAGGTGGAACACTGCCCCCCTTAG